In Musa acuminata AAA Group cultivar baxijiao chromosome BXJ2-8, Cavendish_Baxijiao_AAA, whole genome shotgun sequence, one genomic interval encodes:
- the LOC135620332 gene encoding probable ubiquitin-conjugating enzyme E2 23 encodes MESGHHLAHESLTGYTTMKVNNVPHAIDSEQNASCSDAESRSDVGKPVKTGELTDTQATDVFVYRQDVVKCSKCKGLHGIVLETAGDSDPEGSISGYDSSEEDEDNNDEGNGDGNGDVNSNIIDGGSNDFLQDGQVRLLWCDGSETVENTNDVTVVDRSFLRGDIVASATDPTGQLGVIINVNMTVDLLSTDGVVIENVSSRALKHIREFSVGDFVVLGPWLGKVDEVFDNVTVLFDDGYICEVVKPDPLQLRPLIMPVVSDTDCPYYPGQRVRAISSSVFEGSSRKAKLLKGTVIKVQTDSVVVYWIASAVHGVGDNSATFPSKEQNPKNLTLLSCSSHINWQLADWCLLPSYPHTNDLPKNWSCSTSYSVSKKPANGSWPSYRRKPWKFFFRGDKKIWRRDGNFERALLIVNAFNKVDVAWQDGTTEFGLQSTSLIPFDTPNDHEFFPGEFVVEKAQNEGGSSSETNRLGVVRSANSQEQTVCVRWLKPASRPGDLKEFNGEEVVSAYELERHADYDYFYGDVVVRLPPVSDDIPNSEVPTETQGNQLDTQKTADDSSKEYVEISEENRALDNEACEDFTSLSWVGNIVGLQDGDIEVSWADGMVSKVPPQEVYIVYRHNGNGDNEDEDEDEDEDEDEGEGEGEDEDEDEGEGEGEDECEGEFEDGDEGEGEDEDEYDDNDEEEDEDNDDDDDDIGVSDDDASWETASENEMDVLEGTEKEVDPQNPSDSNLQGEHSATILEKESSGGQSRPLTLPLAAIDYAVKHTTGLFSRAKKQLESSGLDKQKANDANHKADLDFSGSKLDGEDENKGFDVSDGLIAERIHENIETDNHMEATEKAEVKIEDNLEKPASMGLHDGSEGSHSMDDPCKFKHFDTAENPLDHHFLAVAEMGTGGRKWGKKVQREWSILEKNLPDDIYVRVFEDRMDLIRAVIVGAYGTPYQDGLFFFDFHLSSEYPQVPPSVYYHSGGLRMNPNLYVDGKICLSLLNTWTGKGSEVWDPSFSSVLQVLVSLQGLVLNDKPYFNEAGYEKHIGTVEGEKNASPYNENAYLTNLKSMLYLLRRPPTHFEDFVKDHFRRRGHYILKACEAYYTRGCLIGSLTKDGCLTEESQENSCSVGFNLTLAKILPHLIPALNEVGADCRQFEYLLTSGTLNSPRS; translated from the exons ATGGAAAGTGGTCATCACCTTGCTCATGAAAGTCTCACTGGATATACTACAATGAAAGTGAACAACGTGCCACATGCAATAGATTCTGAACAAAATGCTTCATGTTCTGACGCTGAGAGTAGATCTGATGTTGGGAAGCCAGTGAAAACTGGCGAACTGACTGATACCCAGGCTACAGACGTATTTGTTTATAGGCAAGATGTTGTCAAATGCAGTAAGTGTAAAGGTCTACATGGAATTGTTCTGGAAACAGCTGGTGACTCAGATCCTGAGGGCAGCATCTCAGGGTATGATAGCAGTGAGGAGGATGAGGATAACAACGATGAAGGCAATGGAGATGGTAATGGTGATGTTAACAGTAATATTATTGATGGTGGTAGTAATGATTTTCTTCAAGATGGCCAGGTTAGATTATTATGGTGTGATGGTTCTGAAACTGTGGAAAATACTAATGATGTCACGGTTGTAGATAGAAGTTTTTTGCGTGGTGATATTGTTGCTTCTGCTACTGATCCAACTGGACAGTTGGGGGTTATTATTAATGTCAATATGACAGTTGATTTACTTTCTACAGATGGTGTGGTGATAGAAAATGTTTCCTCTAGAGCTTTGAAACACATAAGGGAATTTAGCGTTGGAGATTTTGTGGTTCTTGGACCTTGGCTTGGCAAAGTAGATGAAGTATTTGATAACGTGACTGTTCTGTTTGATGATGGTTATATTTGTGAAGTTGTGAAGCCTGATCCTTTGCAACTTAGACCTCTTATAATGCCAGTTGTTAGTGACACAGATTGCCCCTACTACCCGGGTCAAAGGGTTAGGGCCATTTCTTCTTCTGTTTTTGAAGGTTCTAGTCGCAAGGCTAAGCTTCTCAAAGGTACTGTCATCAAAGTTCAGACAGATTCAGTGGTTGTCTATTGGATAGCTTCAGCTGTCCATGGTGTTGGTGATAATTCAGCAACTTTTCCTTCAAAAGAGCAGAACCCAAAGAACTTGACTCTGTTGTCTTGTTCTTCGCATATAAATTGGCAATTAGCTGATTGGTGTCTCCTTCCGTCTTATCCACATACAAATGATTTGCCTAAAAATTGGTCGTGCAGTACTTCATATTCAGTTTCAAAGAAGCCTGCTAATGGAAGCTGGCCATCTTACCGTAGGAAGCCGTGGAAGTTTTTCTTTAGGGGAGATAAGAAAATTTGGAGAAGAGATGGTAACTTTGAAAGAGCCCTTCTGATTGTAAACGCTTTTAACAAAGTTGATGTGGCCTGGCAAGATGGGACAACAGAATTTGGTCTACAATCAACATCACTAATACCGTTTgatacaccaaatgatcatgaatTTTTTCCTGGAGAGTTTGTGGTTGAGAAGGCACAAAATGAAGGTGGCAGTTCTTCTGAAACAAATCGACTGGGAGTTGTAAGAAGTGCGAACTCTCAGGAGCAAACTGTGTGCGTGAGGTGGCTTAAACCTGCATCCAGGCCCGGAGATTTGAAGGAGTTCAACGGTGAGGAAGTTGTTAGTGCATATGAACTTGAACGGCATGCTGATTATGATTACTTCTATGGTGATGTTGTTGTTCGCTTGCCTCCTGTTTCTGATGATATACCAAACTCTGAAGTTCCTACTGAGACACAGGGAAATCAACTTGATACCCAAAAAACAGCAGATGATTCAAGCAAGGAATATGTAGAGATCAGTGAAGAGAATCGGGCCCTAGATAATGAAGCTTGTGAGGACTTTACAAGTTTATCATGGGTTGGAAATATAGTTGGTCTCCAGGATGGTGATATTGAAGTTTCATGGGCTGATGGGATGGTGTCAAAG GTTCCACCTCAGGAAGTTTATATTGTTTATCGGCATAATGGTAACGGTGACaatgaggatgaggatgaggatgaggatgaggatgaggatgagggtgagggtgagggtgaggatgaggatgaggatgagggtGAGGGTGAGGGTGAGGATGAGTGTGAGGGTGAATTTGAGGATGGGGATGAGGGTGAGGGTGAGGACGAAGACGAATATGATGACAATGACGAGGAGGAGGATGAAGataatgacgacgacgacgatgatattGGAGTTAGTGATGATGATGCTAGTTGGGAAACAGCCAGTGAAAATGAAATGGATGTACTTGAAGGCACTGAAAAG GAAGTTGATCCACAGAATCCTAGTGACAGCAATTTGCAAGGCGAACATAGTGCTACAATTTTAGAAAAAGAAAGTAGTGGTGGACAAAGTAGGCCACTCACATTACCTCTTGCCGCAATTGATTATGCTGTCAAGCACACCACTGGATTGTTTTCTCGGGCTAAGAAACAGTTAGAGTCATCAGGTTTGGATAAGCAAAAAGCAAATGACGCTAATCACAAGGCAGACCTTGACTTTTCTGGAAGTAAATTAGATGGGGAGGATGAGAATAAAGGTTTTGATGTTTCAGATGGTCTTATTGCAGAAAGGATACATGAGAACATTGAAACGGATAATCACATGGAAGCAACAGAAAAGGCTGAAGTGAAAATTGAGGACAATTTAGAGAAACCAGCATCAATGGGATTGCATGATGGCAGTGAAGGATCACACAGCATGGATGATCCATGTAAATTCAAGCACTTTGATACTGCAGAAAATCCTTTGGATCATCATTTTCTTGCTGTCGCAGAAATG ggCACCGGTGGAAGAAAGTGGGGCAAAAAGGTTCAGCGAGAATGGAGCATTCTTGAGAAGAACCTACCTG ATGATATTTATGTTCGAGTATTTGAGGACCGCATGGATCTAATAAGAGCCGTAATAGTTGGAGCATATGGAACCCCATATCAGGATGGCCTCTTCTTCTTTGATTTTCACCTTTCCTCAGAGTACCCTCAAGTTCCACCG TCAGTATATTATCATTCTGGTGGCTTGCGGATGAACCCCAATTTGTACGTGGATGGGAAAATTTGCTTAAGTCTGCTAAATACATGGACAGGCAAGGGAAGTGAAGTCTGGGATCCATCATTTTCCAGTGTCCTCCAAGTTCTAGTTTCGCTTCAGGGATTGGTTCTTAACGATAAGCCATACTTCAATGAAGCTGGTTACGAAAAGCATATTGGAACAGTTGAAGGTGAGAAAAATGCTTCTCCATACAACGAGAACGCATACCTAACGAACTTGAAATCCATGTTGTATCTCCTGAGAAGGCCCCCCACG CATTTTGAAGACTTTGTCAAGGATCACTTCCGCAGACGTGGTCATTACATTCTTAAAGCTTGTGAGGCCTACTACACGCGTGGCTGCTTGATCGGTTCACTAACAAAGGATGGCTGCTTAACTGAAGAGAGCCAGGAGAATTCTTGTTCGGTCGGCTTCAATTTAACACTAGCAAAAATCTTGCCCCACCTGATTCCTGCACTGAATGAAGTAGGAGCTGATTGCCGTCAATTTGAATATCTCCTCACTTCTGGAACGCTGAACAGCCCAAGATCTTGA
- the LOC135620333 gene encoding uncharacterized protein LOC135620333 isoform X1: MDRYQKVEKPREEIPINDNEIRITAQGRMRNYITYATSLLQEKSSGDIVFKAMGRAINKTVMIVELIKRRIVGLHQISAIGSIDITDTWEPLEEGLLPLETTRHVSMITITLSKKELDTSAVGYQSPLPADQVKPSAEFEYEGEGSPAGRGRGNGRGRGRARGNGVVDYGDGGWDNRGRGFGRGSYARGRGWGFRGHGRGGFGGRPDYLHETGYNDQAPMPARGRGRGRGRGRGRGRGFRSNGPVQAVNGGT; this comes from the exons ATGGATCGGTACCAGAAGGTGGAGAAACCAAGAGAGGAGATCCCAATCAACGACAATGAGATCCGTATTACGGCGCAGGGGAGGATGCGCAATTACATTACCTACGCCACCAGTCTGCTTCAG GAGAAAAGTTCCGGTGACATTGTTTTCAAGGCAATGGGTAGAGCTATCAACAAGACGGTTATGATTGTGGAATTGATCAAG AGAAGGATTGTTGGTCTTCATCAGATTTCTGCTATTGGATCTATTGATATAACTGATACATGGGAACCACTCGAGGAAGGACTACTTCC GCTTGAAACTACTAGGCATGTGTCTATGATCACTATAACATTATCAAAGAAGGAGCTGGATACATCTGCAGTTGG ATATCAATCTCCTTTGCCTGCAGATCAGGTGAAACCATCAGCAGAGTTTGAGTACGAAGGag AAGGTTCACCTGCTGGCCGTGGTAGAGGCAATGGTCGTGGCAGGGGAAGAGCTCGTG GAAATGGTGTGGTGGACTATGGTGATGGAGGATGGGACAACAGGGGTCGTGGTTTTGGTCGAGGCAGCTATGCCCGAGGTAGAGGCTGGGGTTTCCGTGGTCATGGCAGAGGAGGCTTTGGTGGTCGACCTGATTATCTGCACGAGACAGGCTACAATGATCAGGCTCCTATGCCAGCCAGAGGCAGAG GTCGTGGTCGTGGTCGTGGTCGTGGAAGGGGCCGAGGTTTCAGATCAAATGGACCCGTCCAAGCAGTTAATGGTGGAACATGA
- the LOC135620333 gene encoding uncharacterized protein LOC135620333 isoform X2, which produces MDRYQKVEKPREEIPINDNEIRITAQGRMRNYITYATSLLQEKSSGDIVFKAMGRAINKTVMIVELIKRRIVGLHQISAIGSIDITDTWEPLEEGLLPLETTRHVSMITITLSKKELDTSAVGYQSPLPADQVKPSAEFEYEGGSPAGRGRGNGRGRGRARGNGVVDYGDGGWDNRGRGFGRGSYARGRGWGFRGHGRGGFGGRPDYLHETGYNDQAPMPARGRGRGRGRGRGRGRGFRSNGPVQAVNGGT; this is translated from the exons ATGGATCGGTACCAGAAGGTGGAGAAACCAAGAGAGGAGATCCCAATCAACGACAATGAGATCCGTATTACGGCGCAGGGGAGGATGCGCAATTACATTACCTACGCCACCAGTCTGCTTCAG GAGAAAAGTTCCGGTGACATTGTTTTCAAGGCAATGGGTAGAGCTATCAACAAGACGGTTATGATTGTGGAATTGATCAAG AGAAGGATTGTTGGTCTTCATCAGATTTCTGCTATTGGATCTATTGATATAACTGATACATGGGAACCACTCGAGGAAGGACTACTTCC GCTTGAAACTACTAGGCATGTGTCTATGATCACTATAACATTATCAAAGAAGGAGCTGGATACATCTGCAGTTGG ATATCAATCTCCTTTGCCTGCAGATCAGGTGAAACCATCAGCAGAGTTTGAGTACGAAGGag GTTCACCTGCTGGCCGTGGTAGAGGCAATGGTCGTGGCAGGGGAAGAGCTCGTG GAAATGGTGTGGTGGACTATGGTGATGGAGGATGGGACAACAGGGGTCGTGGTTTTGGTCGAGGCAGCTATGCCCGAGGTAGAGGCTGGGGTTTCCGTGGTCATGGCAGAGGAGGCTTTGGTGGTCGACCTGATTATCTGCACGAGACAGGCTACAATGATCAGGCTCCTATGCCAGCCAGAGGCAGAG GTCGTGGTCGTGGTCGTGGTCGTGGAAGGGGCCGAGGTTTCAGATCAAATGGACCCGTCCAAGCAGTTAATGGTGGAACATGA
- the LOC135620335 gene encoding protein ALTERED PHOSPHATE STARVATION RESPONSE 1-like produces MGGCAASRLGGSGEDDDPVALCRERKRLIRAAVERRYDLAAAHAAYIHSLNAVAAAIDIFVARLSAPAPLLITLPAASGDGDPAPASSSCAYLRQMPSEPKTESVAYHPSPPPSSPSNSSSAGYADAADAVEAEEEDHEEEEEEEDMRAGETSCGYFFSAARPRPPSPPPEVFGWDFFSPFDEVRPAEEPVVMIRGLDPNSDEDLRAVREQEGIPELEEAEEEEEEDEAKDGTVVDDKEKMVALGVGETPESGGGRMVVQGSDAGQEQELAVLETPEKGRELLQALRDVEDHFIRAYNAGKEVSRMLEANMVQPSSGPEEIKGVVQAITWHQSPSLSSSYRSQLASSSNSTASWTESKSEFSDVYVGMESGSHSQTLGRLYAWEKKLYEEVKAGDHTWQDYQKKCLQLRTKEAKGAKSRSVDKTRAIARDLYARIWVALRAAESISERIQKLRDEELQPQIIELLQGLTRTWKIMVESHETQKQIMFEVNSFTCPAYGKFCNESHRLATIMLETELRNWRSCFTGYIAAQKAYVEALDGWLSKFLLSDMEYYSRARSLFPSHKAGTPAMVVICHEWLTSLRKLHDQSVSCSMRNFIRTVRGLWITQGEEQQQKRKVDRLAKELDHKVLALQKAENKVLESKLSEDKPEPDMRQRIEYLSGRKELLDMCRRKLEAEKAKHRDRMRSTHEITINGFKIGLASIFESLTQFSKDSVNLYDDLLMRD; encoded by the exons ATGGGGGGTTGCGCGGCGTCAAGGCTAGGGGGAAGCGGCGAGGACGACGACCCGGTGGCGCTGTGTCGCGAGAGGAAGCGACTGATCAGGGCGGCGGTGGAGCGCCGGTACGACCTCGCCGCCGCTCACGCTGCATACATTCATTCACTGAACGCGGTCGCCGCCGCCATCGACATTTTCGTTGCCCGCCTCTCTGCGCCCGCGCCCCTCCTTATAACACTCCCCGCTGCGTCTGGCGACGGTGACCCCGCTCCGGCGTCCTCCTCTTGCGCCTACCTCCGCCAGATGCCGTCGGAACCAAAGACCGAATCTGTAGCCTACCACCCCTCCCCTCCTCCCTCCTCGCCGTCGAACTCAAGCTCGGCAGGATATGCAGATGCAGCGGATGCTGtggaagcggaggaggaggaccatgaggaggaggaggaagaggaggatatgAGGGCAGGGGAGACGAGTTGCGGGTACTTCTTCTCTGCGGCGAGACCGAGGCCGCCGTCTCCGCCGCCGGAGGTGTTTGGTTGGGACTTCTTCAGCCCGTTCGATGAGGTCCGGCCGGCAGAGGAGCCGGTGGTCATGATAAGGGGACTGGACCCGAACTCAGATGAAGATTTGAGGGCGGTGAGGGAGCAAGAGGGCATCCCGGAACTCGaggaagcggaggaggaggaggaggaggacgaggcgaAAGACGGGACAGTGGTGGACGATAAAGAAAAGATGGTAGCTTTGGGTGTGGGAGAGACGCCTGAGAGCGGTGGTGGCAGAATGGTGGTGCAAGGAAGCGACGCCGGGCAAGAACAGGAGCTGGCTGTCTTGGAAACGCCAGAAAAGGGACGAGAGCTTTTACAAGCACTGAGAGATGTTGAAGACCATTTCATCAGGGCATATAATGCTGGGAAGGAGGTCTCGAGGATGCTGGAGGCCAACATGGTTCAGCCCTCGTCGGGGCCGGAGGAGATAAAAG GAGTCGTTCAGGCAATTACATGGCATCAGTCTCCATCTCTCTCCTCATCTTATAGGAGTCAACTTGCATCGAGCTCAAATAGTACAGCATCATGGACAGAAAGCAAGAGTGAGTTTTCCGATGTCTATGTCGGGATGGAATCAGGAAGCCACTCACAAACTCTAGGAAGGTTGTATGCTTGGGAGAAAAAGCTATATGAAGAAGTGAAG GCTGGAGATCACACCTGGCAAGATTACCAGAAGAAATGCTTGCAGCTAAGAACCAAAGAAGCTAAGGGAGCCAAATCACGCTCAGTTGACAAAACCAGGGCTATTGCAAGAGACCTGTATGCAAGAATCTGGGTGGCATTACGAGCAGCTGAATCAATATCAGAAAGAATACAGAAATTGAGAGATGAAGAACTGCAGCCGCAAATCATAGAACTGCTACAAGG CCTAACACGGACCTGGAAGATAATGGTAGAGTCACACGAAACCCAAAAACAGATAATGTTCGAAGTGAACTCATTCACATGCCCTGCTTATGGAAAATTCTGCAATGAATCACATCGTCTTGCGACTATCATGCTGGAGACTGAGCTTCGTAATTGGAGGTCATGCTTTACAGGCTATATCGCAGCACAGAAAGCATATGTTGAAGCTCTTGATGGATGGCTATCGAAGTTTCTTTTATCTGACATGGAATACTATTCTCGAGCTAGATCCCTATTTCCTTCACACAAAGCTGGAACACCTGCTATGGTTGTTATCTGTCATGAGTGGTTAACCTCACTAAGAAAACTGCATGATCAATCTGTATCCTGCAGCATGAGAAATTTCATCAGAACCGTGAGAGGTTTATGGATCACGCAAGGGGAGGAACAGCAGCAGAAACGAAAGGTCGATAGGCTTGCAAAGGAGCTTGACCATAAGGTTCTGGCATTGCAGAAAGCAGAGAACAAGGTTTTGGAGTCCAAGCTTTCTGAAGATAAGCCTGAGCCAGATATGCGTCAGCGGATCGAGTATTTATCAGGGAGGAAAGAGCTGTTAGACATGTGCAGGAGAAAGTTGGAAGCGGAGAAAGCGAAGCATCGTGATCGCATGCGGAGTACCCACGAGATCACCATCAACGGATTCAAAATAGGCTTGGCCAGCATCTTCGAATCACTGACACAGTTCTCCAAGGATTCTGTGAATTTGTATGATGATCTTCTGATGCGCGACTAG
- the LOC135620336 gene encoding adenylate kinase isoenzyme 6 homolog — protein sequence MAGGGRARPNILVTGTPGTGKTTTCSLLADATGVCHINVGDLVREKGLHDGWDEEFECHIINEDLVCDELEDKMEDGGNIVDYHGCDFFPERWFDCVVVLQTDNSILHDRLSSRGYMGPKLINNIECEIFQVLLEEAKASYPEDIVIALQSDTVEDISRNVTKLTEWFNNWRPRRSS from the exons ATGGCCGGCGGCGGAAGGGCGAGACCGAACATACTGGTGACAGGGACGCCGGGAACAGGGAAGACGACAACATGCTCGCTCCTTGCCGACGCCACTGGTGTCTGCCACAtcaacgtcggcgacctcgttcgGGAGAAGGGCCTCCACGACGGCTGGGACGAGGAGTTCGAGTGTCACATCATCAACGAGGACCTG GTGTGCGACGAACTCGAGGACAAGATGGAAGATGGTGGAAATATTGTGGACTATCATGGTTGTGATTTCTTCCCTGAACGTTGGTTTGATTGTGTGGTTGTTCTTCAGACTGATAATTCTATTTTGCATGATCGCTTATCTAGCAG AGGTTACATGGGCCCAAAGCTTATCAACAATATTGAGTGTGAGATCTTTCAAGTTCTACTGGAGGAGGCAAAGGCAAGCTACCCAGAAGACATCGTGATAGCTTTGCAGAGTGACACCGTGGAAGACATTAGTAGGAATGTGACCAAATTGACAGAATGGTTCAATAACTGGAGGCCACGTAGATCCTCTTAA
- the LOC135620338 gene encoding uncharacterized protein At1g76070-like: MEKPRRSSIISFLPNRASFSHIPHHPYSPGRENPAKMRALQNKGFSGPMVSIVPMEARRKQKNRGGFETPEEPTSPKVTCMGQIKLRKMASRCKKPSPDRRERKPSFIIRKIFRRKGKAAASRGPDAGESGATRPTTRAAAAVPARAPLLGQTRRFASSRESLGDFDWRKVLESEDGGEGTYYAGDEGSDAEEDEVIIPHSAPIILGGMVAAVEPKKEVNLWKRRTLSPPLPLQLN, translated from the coding sequence ATGGAGAAACCAAGAAGGTCGTCCATCATCAGCTTCCTCCCCAACCGTGCCTCCTTCTCCCATATCCCACACCATCCATATAGCCCGGGACGCGAGAATCCCGCGAAGATGAGGGCGCTTCAGAACAAGGGCTTCTCGGGGCCGATGGTGTCGATCGTACCCATGGAGGCCCGACGCAAACAGAAGAACAGGGGCGGCTTCGAGACGCCGGAGGAACCCACGTCCCCCAAGGTCACGTGCATGGGCCAGATCAAGCTCAGGAAGATGGCCTCCCGGTGCAAAAAGCCGTCGCCCGACCGACGGGAAAGGAAGCCGTCATTCATCATCCGCAAGATATTCCGGCGCAAGGGTAAGGCGGCGGCGAGCAGAGGACCCGACGCGGGGGAAAGCGGCGCCACGAGGCCAACTACGCGGGCCGCCGCGGCGGTGCCGGCTAGAGCGCCCCTGCTCGGGCAGACGAGGAGATTTGCTAGCAGCCGCGAGAGCCTGGGGGATTTCGACTGGAGGAAGGTGCTGGAGAGTGAAGACGGCGGGGAGGGCACTTACTACGCTGGCGATGAAGGCAGCGATGCTGAGGAGGACGAGGTGATCATTCCTCACTCTGCGCCGATCATCCTCGGTGGGATGGTGGCGGCCGTGGAgccaaagaaggaggtgaaccttTGGAAGAGGAGGACTctgtctcctcctcttcctcttcaattAAACTGA
- the LOC135618291 gene encoding uncharacterized protein LOC135618291, translating into MESVAASVAIPSSPSPLALFSPSRSVPRRPSFLPIASKNREDEADLSSKSESTSLVPFLSNRAPISPLPKETAMGLVLSAATGRGWTTGSGMEGPPVPADTDSGDQAVLTFPWSLYTRSPRRRMRVVFTCNVCGQRTTRAINPHAYTDGTVFVQCCGCNVFHKLVDNLNLFHGMKCYVSPSFRYKGDMPIDYIDADGDQDIFPIV; encoded by the exons ATGGAGTCCGTCGCGGCATCGGTAGCGATTCCCTCGTCGCCGTCTCCCCTCGCCTTATTCTCCCCCAGCAGGAGCGTCCCTCGACGCCCATCCTTCCTCCCGATCGCCTCCAAGA ATAGGGAAGATGAGGCCGATCTCAGTTCGAAATCCGAGAGCACCAGTCTCGTGCCTTTCCTCAGCAATAGGGCTCCCATCTCCCCCCTTCCCAAG GAAACGGCGATGGGCTTGGTCTTAAGCGCGGCAACTGGAAGAGGGTGGACGACGGGATCGGGAATGGAAGGTCCTCCGGTCCCCGCTGACACCGATTCCGGCGATCAGGCGGTTCTCACCTTTCCCTGGTCCCTGTACACCAGATCGCCCCGTCGTCGGATGCGCGTGGTCTTCACCTGCAACGTCTGCGGCCAGCGGACGACTCGTGCCATCAACCCCCACGCATACACCGATGGCACCGTCTTTGTCCAG TGTTGCGGCTGCAATGTGTTCCATAAACTGGTTGACAATCTGAATCTGTTCCATGGGATGAAATGCTACGTGAGCCCGAGTTTCCGCTACAAGGGAGACATGCCGATCGATTACATTGATGCAGATGGTGATCAGGATATCTTTCCCATCGTATGA